A genomic segment from Glycine soja cultivar W05 chromosome 20, ASM419377v2, whole genome shotgun sequence encodes:
- the LOC114401553 gene encoding SEC12-like protein 1 isoform X1: MGNDAGSPQGPVTCGSWIRRPENLNLVVLGRSRRGNSCPSLLEIFSFDPKTTSLSTSPLTTYVLEAEEGDPVAIAVHPSGDDFVCALSNGSCKLFELYGRETNMKLLAKELAPLQGIGPQKCIAFSVDGSKFAAGGLDGHLRIMEWPSMRVILDEPRAHKSVRDMDFSLDSEFLASTSTDGSARIWKIEDGVPLATLSRNSDEKIELCRFSKDGTKPFLFCSVQKAGDTSVTAVYEISTWNKIGHKRLIRKSASVMSISHDGKYLSLGSKDGDICVVEVKKMQIYHYSKRLHLGTNIAYLEFCPGERVVLTTSVEWGALVTKLTVPKDWKEWQIYLVLLGLFLASAVAFYIFFENSDSFWNFPMGKDQPARPRFKPVLKDPQSYDDQNIWGPVDM, translated from the exons ATGGGGAATGATGCAGGGTCACCTCAGGGTCCGGTTACGTGTGGGTCGTGGATTCGGAGGCCTGAGAATTTGAACTTGGTGGTGTTAGGAAGGTCCAGACGTGGCAATTCTTGTCCTTCTCTCTTGGAGATTTTCTCCTTCGATCCCAAGACCACTTCTCTGTCTACCTCTCCTCTG ACCACTTATGTGTTGGAAGCAGAGGAAGGTGATCCTGTTGCTATTGCAGTCCACCCAAGTGGGGATGATTTTGTGTGCGCTCTCAGCAATGGTAGCTGCAA ATTGTTTGAGCTGTATGGTCGTGAAACAAACATGAAGTTGTTGGCTAAGGAACTGGCTCCTCTACAGGGTATTGGTCCTCAGAAATGCATTGCTTTTAGTGTTGATGGGTCTAAATTTGCTGCTGGTGGGTTG GATGGACATCTCAGAATTATGGAGTGGCCTAGTATGCGCGTGATTTTGGATGAACCAAGAGCACACAAATCAGTTCGGGATATGGATTTTAG TCTAGACTCAGAATTTCTAGCTTCAACTTCTACTGATGGTTCAGCAAGAATCTGGAAGATTGAAGATGGTGTTCCTTTGGCTACTTTGTCTCGCAACTCG GATGAAAAGATTGAATTATGTCGATTTTCCAAGGATGGAACCAAACCATTTTTATTTTGCTCTGTTCAAAAAG CAGGTGATACTTCTGTCACTGCGGTTTATGAGATTAGCACATGGAATAAAATTGGGCACAAGAGGCTGATTAGAAAGTCTGCTTCAGTAATGTCCATTAGCCATGATGGGAAATACCTTTCTCT GGGCAGTAAAGATGGAGACATATGTGTAGTTGAAGTAAAGAAAATGCAGATATACCATTATAGCAAGAGATTGCACCTGGGTACAAATATTGCATATCTGGAGTTTTGTCCCGGGGAAAG GGTTGTACTGACAACCTCAGTAGAATGGGGAGCGCTGGTCACCAAGCTGACTGTACCTAAAGATTGGAAAG AGTGGCAGATCTATTTGGTGCTATTGGGACTATTTTTAGCATCAGCTGTTGCATTTTACATATTCTTTGAGAACTCTGATTCATTCTGGAACTTTCCCATGGGCAAAGACCAACCAGCAAGACCAAGGTTTAAACCTGTGTTAAAAGATCCCCAGTCTTATGATGACCAAAATATTTGGGGGCCAGTAGATATGTGA
- the LOC114401553 gene encoding SEC12-like protein 1 isoform X2 produces MGNDAGSPQGPVTCGSWIRRPENLNLVVLGRSRRGNSCPSLLEIFSFDPKTTSLSTSPLTTYVLEAEEGDPVAIAVHPSGDDFVCALSNGSCKLFELYGRETNMKLLAKELAPLQGIGPQKCIAFSVDGSKFAAGGLDGHLRIMEWPSMRVILDEPRAHKSVRDMDFSLDSEFLASTSTDGSARIWKIEDGVPLATLSRNSDEKIELCRFSKDGTKPFLFCSVQKGDTSVTAVYEISTWNKIGHKRLIRKSASVMSISHDGKYLSLGSKDGDICVVEVKKMQIYHYSKRLHLGTNIAYLEFCPGERVVLTTSVEWGALVTKLTVPKDWKEWQIYLVLLGLFLASAVAFYIFFENSDSFWNFPMGKDQPARPRFKPVLKDPQSYDDQNIWGPVDM; encoded by the exons ATGGGGAATGATGCAGGGTCACCTCAGGGTCCGGTTACGTGTGGGTCGTGGATTCGGAGGCCTGAGAATTTGAACTTGGTGGTGTTAGGAAGGTCCAGACGTGGCAATTCTTGTCCTTCTCTCTTGGAGATTTTCTCCTTCGATCCCAAGACCACTTCTCTGTCTACCTCTCCTCTG ACCACTTATGTGTTGGAAGCAGAGGAAGGTGATCCTGTTGCTATTGCAGTCCACCCAAGTGGGGATGATTTTGTGTGCGCTCTCAGCAATGGTAGCTGCAA ATTGTTTGAGCTGTATGGTCGTGAAACAAACATGAAGTTGTTGGCTAAGGAACTGGCTCCTCTACAGGGTATTGGTCCTCAGAAATGCATTGCTTTTAGTGTTGATGGGTCTAAATTTGCTGCTGGTGGGTTG GATGGACATCTCAGAATTATGGAGTGGCCTAGTATGCGCGTGATTTTGGATGAACCAAGAGCACACAAATCAGTTCGGGATATGGATTTTAG TCTAGACTCAGAATTTCTAGCTTCAACTTCTACTGATGGTTCAGCAAGAATCTGGAAGATTGAAGATGGTGTTCCTTTGGCTACTTTGTCTCGCAACTCG GATGAAAAGATTGAATTATGTCGATTTTCCAAGGATGGAACCAAACCATTTTTATTTTGCTCTGTTCAAAAAG GTGATACTTCTGTCACTGCGGTTTATGAGATTAGCACATGGAATAAAATTGGGCACAAGAGGCTGATTAGAAAGTCTGCTTCAGTAATGTCCATTAGCCATGATGGGAAATACCTTTCTCT GGGCAGTAAAGATGGAGACATATGTGTAGTTGAAGTAAAGAAAATGCAGATATACCATTATAGCAAGAGATTGCACCTGGGTACAAATATTGCATATCTGGAGTTTTGTCCCGGGGAAAG GGTTGTACTGACAACCTCAGTAGAATGGGGAGCGCTGGTCACCAAGCTGACTGTACCTAAAGATTGGAAAG AGTGGCAGATCTATTTGGTGCTATTGGGACTATTTTTAGCATCAGCTGTTGCATTTTACATATTCTTTGAGAACTCTGATTCATTCTGGAACTTTCCCATGGGCAAAGACCAACCAGCAAGACCAAGGTTTAAACCTGTGTTAAAAGATCCCCAGTCTTATGATGACCAAAATATTTGGGGGCCAGTAGATATGTGA
- the LOC114403594 gene encoding phosphoglucan phosphatase DSP4, amyloplastic-like isoform X1 — protein MNCLQNLSRFSVLPFDTLVTRHRKNLPLSLGFVNNSHQNLTMALKAASGSIPSADTSSADKEEEKSETYSHSMTEAMGAVLTYRHELGMNYNFIRPDLIVGSCLQTPEDVDKLCRIGVKTIFCLQQDPDLEYFGVDINAIREYAKTCNDIQHLRAEIRDFDAFDLRRRLPAVVSKLYKAINSNGGVTYIHCTAGLGRAPAVALAYMFWVLGYKLNEAHTLLQSKRSCFPKLDAIKSATADILTGLSKKSVTLSWEGSNCSTVEISGLDIGWGQRIPLNFDDKEGLWFLKRELPEGLYEYKYIVDGEWTCNTDELVTSPNKDGHVNNFIQVLDDTNRVRASLRERLTGDDPDLTTDERLRIKEFLEACPDED, from the exons ATGAACTGTCTTCAGAATCTTTCTCG ATTCTCTGTTTTGCCCTTCGATACACTTGTTACGCGCCACCGCAAGAACCTTCCCCTTTCCCTG GGTTTCGTCAATAATTCTCATCAAAATCTAACTATGGCACTCAAG GCTGCCTCAGGTTCTATACCGAGTGCAGACACAAGTAGTGCCGATAAGGAGGAAGAAAAGTCTGAGACATATAGTCATAGCATGACAGAAGCCATGGGTGCTG TTTTGACTTATAGGCATGAATTAGGAATGAACTATAATTTCATCCGTCCAGACTTGATTGTGGGATCATGCCTACAG ACTCCTGAAGATGTAGACAAGTTGTGTAGAATTGGAGTGAAAACTATATTTTGCTTACAACAAGATCCAGACCTTGA ATATTTCGGAGTTGATATTAATGCCATACGAGAATATGCCAAGACATGCAATGACATTCAACACTTGCGTGCGGAGATAAG GGACTTTGATGCATTTGATCTACGGAGGCGGCTTCCAGCTGTAGTTAGCAAATTATACAAGGCAATAAATTCCAATGGAGGTGTAACATATATACATTGCACTGCTGGACTTGGAAGAGCTCCAGCTGTTGCG TTGGCTTATATGTTTTGGGTTTTGGGTTATAAACTTAACGAGGCTCATACACTACTTCAG AGCAAAAGGTCATGCTTTCCAAAACTGGATGCCATTAAAAGTGCAACAGCTGATATT CTTACAGGCCTCAGTAAGAAGTCTGTCACTTTGTCATGGGAAGGCAGCAATTGCTCTACGGTGGAAATTTCAGGACTTGATATTGGATGGGGGCAG AGAATACCCCTAAATTTTGATGACAAAGAGGGTTTGTGGTTTCTCAAGAGGGAATTGCCT GAAGGACTCTATGAGTACAAGTACATTGTTGATGGGGAATGGACATGCAATACAGATGAGCTTGTAACCTCTCCCAACAAAGATGGCCATGTCAACAATTTTATTCAA GTCCTTGATGATACAAACAGAGTCCGTGCCTCCCTTCGGGAGAGATTGACCGGTGATGATCCTGATCTCACAACAGATGAACGACTGAGAATAAAGGAGTTTCTTGAAGCTTGTCCTGATGAGGATTAG
- the LOC114403594 gene encoding phosphoglucan phosphatase DSP4, amyloplastic-like isoform X2, with amino-acid sequence MNYNFIRPDLIVGSCLQTPEDVDKLCRIGVKTIFCLQQDPDLEYFGVDINAIREYAKTCNDIQHLRAEIRDFDAFDLRRRLPAVVSKLYKAINSNGGVTYIHCTAGLGRAPAVALAYMFWVLGYKLNEAHTLLQSKRSCFPKLDAIKSATADILTGLSKKSVTLSWEGSNCSTVEISGLDIGWGQRIPLNFDDKEGLWFLKRELPEGLYEYKYIVDGEWTCNTDELVTSPNKDGHVNNFIQVLDDTNRVRASLRERLTGDDPDLTTDERLRIKEFLEACPDED; translated from the exons ATGAACTATAATTTCATCCGTCCAGACTTGATTGTGGGATCATGCCTACAG ACTCCTGAAGATGTAGACAAGTTGTGTAGAATTGGAGTGAAAACTATATTTTGCTTACAACAAGATCCAGACCTTGA ATATTTCGGAGTTGATATTAATGCCATACGAGAATATGCCAAGACATGCAATGACATTCAACACTTGCGTGCGGAGATAAG GGACTTTGATGCATTTGATCTACGGAGGCGGCTTCCAGCTGTAGTTAGCAAATTATACAAGGCAATAAATTCCAATGGAGGTGTAACATATATACATTGCACTGCTGGACTTGGAAGAGCTCCAGCTGTTGCG TTGGCTTATATGTTTTGGGTTTTGGGTTATAAACTTAACGAGGCTCATACACTACTTCAG AGCAAAAGGTCATGCTTTCCAAAACTGGATGCCATTAAAAGTGCAACAGCTGATATT CTTACAGGCCTCAGTAAGAAGTCTGTCACTTTGTCATGGGAAGGCAGCAATTGCTCTACGGTGGAAATTTCAGGACTTGATATTGGATGGGGGCAG AGAATACCCCTAAATTTTGATGACAAAGAGGGTTTGTGGTTTCTCAAGAGGGAATTGCCT GAAGGACTCTATGAGTACAAGTACATTGTTGATGGGGAATGGACATGCAATACAGATGAGCTTGTAACCTCTCCCAACAAAGATGGCCATGTCAACAATTTTATTCAA GTCCTTGATGATACAAACAGAGTCCGTGCCTCCCTTCGGGAGAGATTGACCGGTGATGATCCTGATCTCACAACAGATGAACGACTGAGAATAAAGGAGTTTCTTGAAGCTTGTCCTGATGAGGATTAG